The Longimicrobium sp. genome contains a region encoding:
- a CDS encoding thioesterase II family protein: MSRAGSMNRWTLVPTPNPAARVRLFCFPYAGGGASIFNTWPRGLPAEVEVVGVQPPGREARIGETPIGNLHELADAIHRELTPLLDRPFVLFGHSNGGLMAFELARRLRRAGGPMPQLLVASGRPAPQLADEEPPIHALPYGEFIDALRRYNGTPEEILANAEIMELLEPVLRADFSLGETYRYDAEPPLDVPITAFGGERDDEVPREQVEAWREQTTGEFRMQMFPGDHFFLNSDRPQVLAALSRELRPIVAAHG, translated from the coding sequence ATGAGCAGAGCCGGATCGATGAACCGATGGACCCTCGTCCCCACCCCCAACCCGGCCGCCCGCGTGCGGCTGTTCTGTTTTCCCTACGCGGGGGGCGGGGCGAGCATCTTCAACACCTGGCCGCGTGGCCTGCCGGCGGAGGTGGAGGTCGTGGGGGTACAGCCGCCGGGCCGCGAGGCGCGCATCGGCGAAACGCCGATCGGCAACCTTCACGAGCTGGCGGATGCGATTCACCGCGAGCTCACGCCGCTGCTGGACCGGCCCTTCGTGCTGTTCGGCCACAGCAACGGCGGGCTGATGGCGTTCGAGCTGGCGCGGCGGCTTCGGCGCGCGGGCGGGCCCATGCCGCAGCTGCTGGTGGCCTCCGGGCGCCCCGCCCCGCAGCTGGCGGACGAAGAGCCGCCCATCCACGCGCTCCCCTACGGCGAGTTCATCGACGCGCTGCGCCGCTATAACGGCACGCCCGAGGAGATCCTGGCGAACGCCGAGATCATGGAGCTTCTGGAGCCGGTGCTCCGCGCCGACTTCTCGCTGGGCGAAACCTACCGGTACGATGCCGAGCCGCCCCTGGACGTGCCGATCACGGCGTTCGGCGGCGAGCGGGACGACGAGGTGCCGCGAGAGCAGGTAGAAGCCTGGCGGGAGCAGACGACGGGGGAGTTCCGCATGCAGATGTTCCCCGGCGACCACTTCTTCCTGAACAGCGACCGCCCCCAGGTGCTCGCGGCGCTTTCGCGCGAGCTGCGGCCCATCGTGGCCGCCCATGGCTGA
- a CDS encoding 4'-phosphopantetheinyl transferase family protein: MAEHAWAPAPPAGPALASDEVHVWRASLRPPGSVLRRLEAHLSADERTRADRFRFPELRQAFVAGRGIQREILSRYTGVAPAALAYRLSPYQKPALDGPAAWSGVSFNVSNAGDLALYAITLQREIGVDLERLKPMPDGIDIARRFFSAPENESFATVPEGERDLAFFQCWTRKEAYIKAVGEGLSMPLDRFDVSFLPGEPARLLATRGDPAEAGRWTMRELHPGPGYVGALVVQGAGWRTLLLDFDRSFP, encoded by the coding sequence ATGGCTGAGCACGCCTGGGCGCCGGCGCCTCCCGCGGGCCCGGCGCTCGCGTCCGACGAGGTGCACGTGTGGCGCGCCTCGCTGCGCCCGCCGGGCTCGGTGCTGCGCAGGCTGGAGGCGCACCTTTCCGCCGACGAGCGGACCCGGGCAGACCGCTTTCGCTTTCCGGAGCTGCGCCAGGCGTTCGTGGCCGGCCGGGGGATCCAGCGGGAGATCCTGTCGCGATACACCGGCGTGGCGCCGGCCGCGCTCGCCTACCGCCTCAGCCCGTACCAGAAGCCCGCGCTGGACGGGCCGGCCGCTTGGTCCGGGGTGTCGTTCAACGTGTCGAACGCGGGAGACCTGGCGCTGTACGCGATAACGCTGCAGAGGGAGATCGGGGTAGACCTGGAGCGGCTGAAGCCCATGCCCGACGGTATCGACATCGCCCGGCGCTTCTTTTCCGCGCCGGAGAACGAGTCGTTCGCCACGGTGCCCGAGGGGGAGCGCGACCTGGCGTTCTTCCAGTGCTGGACGCGCAAGGAGGCGTACATCAAGGCCGTCGGCGAGGGGCTTTCGATGCCCCTGGACCGCTTCGACGTGTCGTTCCTCCCCGGCGAGCCGGCCCGGCTGCTGGCCACCCGCGGCGATCCAGCCGAGGCGGGCCGCTGGACGATGCGGGAGCTTCACCCCGGCCCCGGCTACGTGGGCGCGCTCGTGGTGCAGGGAGCCGGATGGCGCACGCTGCTCCTGGACTTCGACCGTTCTTTCCCCTGA